A genomic stretch from Hemicordylus capensis ecotype Gifberg chromosome 1, rHemCap1.1.pri, whole genome shotgun sequence includes:
- the LOC128339512 gene encoding angiopoietin-related protein 7-like, producing the protein MKHFLPRRPRSVAVQSLVFLAFLNCPSLQRPLAADGDGMSGDDGHQGSPGLIQCGEYSNQVLPNGRCKIIATLPQLDEQRCPDMFRCTDEVSYWLHENEERKQQILELRELISELQEELRNHRHRIKVLELQHEEKASRNSTVEQRVQDLEQRYHEANSLQHLQATLLYDMQAQVHNISLLMEWVRHNPGCLGPTEMRIQQEMHHHPDAKYAKNCPIDCASIYYNGVRRSGVYSIMPSVGGLPINVLCEMDVEGGGWTVIQRRQDGTVNFNRTWNEYKDGFGDLNGEFWMGNENIHEITSQGDYSLRIDLEDWNNKHKHAFYQLFSIEDELNYYRLHVEGFSGTVEDSFAWYHDKRSFSTPDSGNICSAISHGGWWYHQCFFSNLNGVYYQGGRYSLKNRKILGPDGVVWYTWKDTDYYSLKKVTMMIRPRTFRPHLSP; encoded by the exons ATGAAGCACTTCCTTCCTAGGAGGCCCAGGAGTGTGGCGGTGCAGTCTCTCGTCTTCCTGGCCTTCCTGAACTGTCCCTCGCTGCAGAGACCCCTGGCCGCCGATGGAGATGGCATGAGCGGAGATGATGGGCACCAAGGCAGCCCTGGGCTCATCCAGTGTGGAGAGTACAGCAACCAGGTCTTGCCCAACGGAAGGTGCAAAATCATAGCTACCCTCCCGCAGCTGGATGAGCAGAGGTGCCCGGACATGTTCCGCTGCACGGACGAAGTCTCCTATTGGCTGCACGAGAATGAGGAGCGGAAGCAGCAGATCCTGGAACTGCGCGAACTCATCTCCGAGCTCCAGGAGGAACTGCGGAACCATCGGCACCGCATCAAGGTTCTGGAGCTGCAG caTGAAGAGAAGGCCAGTCGGAACTCCACGGTAGAGCAGCGGGTCCAGGACTTGGAGCAGCGCTACCACGAGGCCAACAGCCTGCAGCACTTACAGGCCACGTTGCTCTACGACATGCAGGCCCAGGTGCACAACATCTCCCTGCTGATGGAGTGGGTGAGGCACAACCCCGGCTGCCTGGGTCCCACGGAGATGCGCATCCAGCAGGAAATGCACCATCATCCAG ATGCAAAGTATGCCAAGAACTGCCCCATTGACTGTGCCTCTATATACTACAATGGGGTCCGGCGGTCTGGAGTTTACAGCATCATGCCATCCGTGGGTGGGCTGCCAATCAATGTACTGTGTGAGATGGATGTTGAAG GTGGAGGCTGGACAGTCATCCAGCGGCGGCAGGATGGGACAGTCAATTTTAACCGGACGTGGAACGAGTACAAAGACGGCTTTGGAGATTTAAATGGCGAATTCTGGATGGGCAACGAAAACATTCACGAGATCACAAGCCAAGGGGACTACTCCCTCCGCATTGACCTGGAAGACTGGAACAATAAGCACAAgcatgccttctatcagcttttcAG CATAGAGGATGAGCTGAACTATTACCGGCTGCATGTGGAAGGCTTTAGTGGGACTGTGGAGGATTCCTTTGCCTGGTACCATGACAAGAGGAGCTTCAGCACGCCTGACTCGGGGAACATCTGCTCTGCCATCTCCCACGGAGGCTGGTGGTACCACCAGTGCTTCTTCTCCAATCTCAATGGTGTTTATTACCAG GGTGGCAGGTATTCCCTGAAGAACCGCAAGATCCTAGGGCCTGACGGGGTGGTGTGGTACACTTGGAAAGACACCGATTACTACTCCCTCAAGAAGGTGACCATGATGATCCGGCCCCGGACCTTCCGCCCTCACCTCTCCCCATGA